From Phyllopteryx taeniolatus isolate TA_2022b chromosome 18, UOR_Ptae_1.2, whole genome shotgun sequence, the proteins below share one genomic window:
- the tdrd6 gene encoding tudor domain-containing 6 isoform X5 yields the protein MASILGLPPRSSNVTILITRVHSYPICGLIEFWANFAQARAAEYQSLAKNIQSPANAFPEFEGNPGDLCLVQIDGTWYRSRIVTRNGSNCKVFLIDEGITCSTTTKLLALGKREHFHLSPAVELCVLANVFPLSPENRWSSVALEFLQSLRGQTVKAHVQDVLVHERKLLLDIPCISRQMYEMGLAKKLEPSVFLDFVLKSLKPKSEAENFFQTSMGEVKQLNKEELYMYPEVSAGAVETVVVTEVTNPQRVFCQLKVFSQELNKLSEQITQRCRGTKVNCIVDPEMIGFPCAARGNDGNWYRCVLQQVFPVNQMVEVLNVDYGTKQLVQIANVRPLAPEFFRMPVVTYVCSLHGIIDKGIGWTSTQISYLKSLLLHKTLIAKFQYQSISEGVYYVSLYGDENKNLNNMFCSKENTLQESEKTLDYAIGNGEYSSQHHSPGQRDTSKMLCSSGLAERNEIEKTSQIFTQYSEAGFLGVCGNSEVSFPTQNVDPSSKELQIGKFKEHMFPIGTVLDVSVSYIESPNDFWCQLARNSWQLKLLMHSIQAHYAGSIYEPLTEAVCVVHHPDNGIWYRARVIHKHETTHVTVLFVDYGQTKTVPLHELRTINAEFLNLHSQAFRCSLFNPPKFMSVVNDWNDEAKEKFYKFVETAASNSVTLKCTIYAVMYNEKKIALNIVDLETPFESISESMATLAHSAPGRTVPRPSFRLDTYYYSTHNIKTGIEEQVTVTCVNSVSQFYCQLERNADVLKDLNVKVNNLCHQLGIVEPPTVFGKLCFAKYTDGLWYRAQIKATKPSILVHFVDYGDTAKVDKSDLLPVPKEANDIMSIPVQAVVCGLSDVPTDVPSEVNNWFKTSVTECKFQVLVVAKEPSGNLLVELYHKNTQINSKMKTIFQLEMKTEGQVLCQRQKALETPYANKEKEAISVFYSSHVPDPKPAHKVRQATQSSRQNLNNDQRVKTSQELYQTPHQRQHQSKQNSNNERKENLTVLNDSKLDCKSPVKESGNVLHQAKYSKLPKLEDLPKDLITLGMEADVYVSHYNSPSSFYVQLVREEDEIFSLVHKLNDPLSTPKISITEVDVGDLVEAEFADDSSWYRACVKQVLSSSMAVVEFVDFGNIVQLPFSKLAKLNQAFVQLPRYSTHCMLSEAESLEVLDAEVVSTLKRDIGSNAEKMLKCQFVQQSEVVWQVILEDNGVQVTCKAPAKCPKIPSDTEQKVEASVQNSEASLDFCSPCYHHIEFIQGQQLDVYISAICDAHKFWCQPADSNALDKISKNLSEIGNATYNTHVSMSALLPGSPCIAFFAEDQLWCRAEILNKDGDKLSVLFVDYGNTADVTITNVREMPSDLLETPTQAFLCTLEGFDELHGSWVDSAVDELASIAEDKLLQMIVTKTSREDGKNMYLVQLECDCQRLNETMKRWWMTSTLQNKPDVAQQMLDEKLSQIDATAKEPENEPPENEETRLSVPSAHTGKWHNNADLYSVVTSSPTNIQSPVDYLHTSVLSTESPQEERCLFESWIQLETSEGVNTVPTVLIHHMETNVSQIDSGIEENVLPLQNMVKNVDEEAATLIDTTLSDESGIPLSPFEAPAKCPEIPSDTEQNMGKNVQNSETSQNLRSLSYHYIEFTEGQQLDVYISAIFDTHKFWCQPADSIALDNISESLSEFGNAAYDTHVSMSALLPGTPCIAFFAEDQLWCRAEVLNKDGDELSVLFVDYGNTAEVTCTDVREICVNLLETHPQAFLCKLEGFDESHGSWCDSAFDELASIAEDKLLQLTVTKLSREDGKNMHLVQLECEGQKLNETMKRWWMTSTLENKPDVPQCILDEKLGPIDATAKEPENETSENEDARLAIPGAHTGKCPNDADLYSVVTSSPKNIQSPVDYLHTSILSSKSPQEEKCLSESWSTSEGVNTVPSVLIHDMESNVSHIDSGTDENVDPWQNMDTNVAESDKNFEEAASVLDTTLSDEIKSPPDKNLQEAADDCGIPLSPFEVVDIHMRACYKVRTYSADPKVATEDNKAVISNPVMSGTNVKMVARDAVMNYIPHETVVDTTSADSQLVPSESVLPFLVPVVQQLHDPNEQSDGIMAASNHCHITVTGEEMALNEPLHQFGPFIGQVIESCSEQPLKIRMTLPEEGTSAQEESDTVAEDTMTDFQGFQR from the exons ATGGCTTCCATCCTTGGACTTCCGCCACGAAGCTCGAATGTTACAATCCTGATTACCAGGGTTCACTCATATCCCATTTGTGGGCTCATAGAATTCTGGGCCAATTTTGCCCAGGCAAGGGCAGCGGAATATCAATCCCTGGCCAAAAACATTCAGTCTCCTGCAAACGCATTTCCGGAGTTTGAAGGAAATCCTGGTGACTTGTGCTTGGTTCAGATCGATGGTACATGGTATAGGTCCCGCATAGTCACAAGAAATGGATCCAACTGCAAAGTCTTCCTCATTGACGAAGGGATCACATGTAGCACCACCACAAAGTTATTGGCTTTGGGTAAGAGGGAGCACTTCCACCTGTCACCTGCAGTGGAGTTATGTGTGCTTGCCAATGTATTTCCACTGTCTCCTGAAAATAGGTGGTCTTCAGTCGCACTTGAATTCCTGCAGTCTCTTCGAGGACAGACAGTAAAGGCACATGTGCAAGATGTACTAGTACATGAAAGAAAGCTTCTTCTGGACATCCCATGCATATCCAGACAAATGTATGAAATGGGATTAGCGAAGAAACTGGAACCAAGCGTGTTCCTGGACTTTGTTCTCAAGTCACTAAAGCCTAAAAGTGAAGCTGAAAATTTTTTTCAAACCTCCATGGGCGAAGTCAAGCAATTGAACAAGGAGGAGTTGTACATGTATCCAGAGGTGTCAGCAGGAGCTGTAGAGACTGTTGTAGTGACAGAAGTGACCAATCCACAGCGGGTTTTCTGCCAGTTGAAGGTTTTTTCTCAAGAGTTAAATAAACTCTCGGAGCAAATCACACAGCGCTGTAGGGGCACAAAGGTTAATTGCATTGTAGATCCTGAAATGATAGGATTTCCTTGTGCTGCAAGGGGAAATGATGGCAATTGGTACCGCTGTGTTCTACAACAAGTATTTCCAGTAAACCAGATGGTGGAAGTACTCAATGTTGACTATGGTACAAAACAATTGGTTCAAATAGCAAATGTAAGACCACTGGCTCCAGAGTTCTTCAGAATGCCTGTTGTGACCTATGTATGTTCACTCCATGGAATTATTGACAAAGGGATTGGATGGACAAGCACTCAGATTTCATATCTCAAGTCCCTACTCTTGCACAAGACTCTCATTGCCAAATTCCAGTACCAAAGTATCTCAGAGGGTGTTTACTATGTTTCACTCTAtggtgatgaaaataaaaacctcaACAACATGTTTTGTTCTAAGGAGAACACTCTGCAGGAGAGTGAAAAAACACTTGATTATGCTATTGGAAACGGGGAATACAGCAGCCAGCATCACTCACCAGGACAAAGGGATACCAGTAAGATGCTGTGTTCTTCTGGCCTTGCTGAAAGGAATGAGATTGAAAAAACATCCCAAATCTTCACACAATATTCAGAAGCTGGATTCTTGGGTGTTTGCGGAAACAGTGAGGTTTCTTTTCCGACCCAGAATGTTGACCCCTCAAGCAAAGAGTTACAAATTGGAAAGTTCAAGGAACATATGTTTCCTATTGGTACTGTCCTTGATGTCAGCGTGTCTTACATTGAGAGCCCAAATGATTTTTGGTGCCAACTCGCCCGGAACTCTTGGCAGCTGAAATTGCTAATGCATAGCATACAAGCACACTATGCAGGCAGCATTTATGAGCCTCTTACAGAAGCAGTTTGTGTTGTTCACCACCCTGACAATGGAATCTGGTACCGAGCCCGTGTAATTCACAAACACGAAACAACTCATGTGACTGTTCTTTTTGTGGACTACGGCCAAACAAAGACAGTCCCTCTCCACGAACTGAGGACGATCAATGCTGAATTTCTTAATCTGCACAGTCAAGCATTTCGATGCAGTCTATTTAACCCTCCCAAATTTATGTCAGTTGTAAATGATTGGAATGATGAGGCAAAGGAGAAGTTTTACAAATTTGTGGAAACTGCTGCCTCCAACTCTGTGACATTAAAGTGCaccatatatgcagtcatgtacaatgaaaagaaaatagcaTTGAACATTGTGGACCTAGAAACCCCCTTTGAGAGCATCTCTGAAAGTATGGCCACTCTTGCCCATAGCGCGCCTGGCAGGACAGTCCCCAGACCATCTTTCCGCCTGGACACATATTACTACTCAACACACAATATCAAAACTGGAATTGAAGAACAAGTTACAGTCACATGTGTAAACAGTGTCAGTCAGTTCTACTGCCAACTTGAGAGGAATGCTGATGTTCTAAAGGACCTTAATGTGAAGGTCAACAATCTCTGCCATCAGCTTGGCATTGTGGAGCCCCCAACAGTATTTGGGAAATTGTGCTTTGCAAAGTACACTGATGGGCTGTGGTACAGGGCACAGATCAAGGCCACTAAGCCATCAATCCTGGTTCACTTTGTTGATTATGGCGATACAGCTAAAGTGGACAAATCGGACTTGCTTCCAGTGCCCAAAGAGGCCAATGACATAATGTCTATACCTGTACAAGCAGTAGTGTGCGGTCTCTCTGATGTCCCAACAGATGTTCCCAGTGAGGTGAATAACTGGTTTAAAACATCCGTGACAGAATGTAAATTCCAAGTTCTAGTCGTAGCCAAAGAACCCAGTGGGAATCTACTGGTTGAACTTTATcacaaaaacactcaaatcaatTCAAAGATGAAGACAATCTTTCAGCTAGAGATGAAGACTGAAGGTCAAGTTCTCTGTCAGCGTCAGAAAGCTCTTGAGACTCCTTATGCAAATAAGGAAAAAGAAGCAATATCTGTTTTCTACTCAAGTCATGTACCTGACCCAAAACCAGCACATAAAGTAAGACAAGCTACACAATCTTCAAGACAGAATTTGAACAATGATCAGAGGGTTAAAACCTCACAAGAACTGTACCAAACACCACACCAAAGGCAACATCAGAGCAAGCAAAATAGTaataatgaaagaaaagaaaatctcacAGTCCTAAACGACTCAAAGTTGGATTGTAAATCACCTGTTAAAGAGTCTGGCAATGTGCTCCACCAAGCCAAATATTCAAAACTCCCTAAACTTGAAGACTTGCCCAAAGATTTGATCACATTGGGTATGGAGGCAGATGTTTATGTTTCACATTACAACAGCCCGTCAAGCTTCTATGTGCAGCTTGTCAGAGAAGAGGATGAAATATTCTCCCTAGTTCACAAGCTTAATGACCCACTATCCACCCCCAAAATCAGCATTACTGAAGTAGATGTAGGTGACCTCGTTGAAGCTGAGTTTGCTGATGATTCCTCATGGTACCGGGCATGTGTAAAACAAGTGCTGTCCAGCTCTATGGCTGTTGTTGAGTTTGTTGATTTTGGCAACATAGTTCAGTTACCATTTTCCAAACTAGCCAAACTCAATCAGGCTTTTGTGCAGTTGCCAAGATACAGCACACACTGCATGTTAAGTGAAGCTGAATCTCTTGAGGTGCTTGATGCAGAAGTGGTGTCCACTCTGAAAAGAGATATTGGCTCAAATGCAGAGAAAATGCTGAAATGTCAATTTGTGCAGCAGTCTGAGGTAGTGTGGCAAGTCATTCTTGAGGATAATGGTGTGCAGGTCACATGTAAAGCACCAGCAAAATGTCCTAAAATCCCATCTGACACTGAACAGAAAGTGGAAGCGAGTGTGCAGAACTCAGAAGCATCACTGGATTTCTGTTCTCCCTGTTATCACCATATAGAATTTATACAGGGACAACAGCTAGATGTTTACATCTCAGCTATATGTGATGCACATAAATTTTGGTGTCAGCCTGCTGACTCCAATGCACTTGATAAGATATCTAAAAATCTCTCGGAAATCGGAAATGCAACTTATAATACACACGTCAGCATGAGTGCTCTCTTACCTGGTAGTCCATGCATTgcattttttgcagaggatcaGCTTTGGTGCCGTGCTGAAATATTGAATAAAGATGGAGATAAACTGTCAGTTCTCTTTGTAGACTATGGCAACACAGCTGATGTTACCATTACAAATGTGAGGGAAATGCCCAGTGACCTGTTAGAAACTCCAACACAGGCATTTTTGTGTACGCTTGAAGGTTTTGATGAGTTGCATGGCTCTTGGGTTGATAGTGCTGTCGATGAGTTGGCTTCAATTGCAGAAGACAAATTATTGCAGATGATTGTCACCAAGACATCTAGAGAAGATGGAAAAAACATGTACCTTGTGCAGCTGGAATGTGATTGCCAGAGGTTAAATGAGACTATGAAAAGGTGGTGGATGACTTCCACACTGCAAAACAAACCGGACGTCGCACAGCAGATGCTAGATGAAAAACTAAGCCAAATTGATGCAACCGCGAAAGAGCCAGAAAATGAACCTCCTGAGAATGAAGAGACAAGACTTTCTGTTCCTAGTGCACACACTGGTAAATGGCATAATAATGCTGACTTGTACTCTGTGGTAACAAGTAGTCCAACGAACATTCAGAGCCCTGTGGATTATCTTCACACTTCAGTTCTTTCTACTGAATCCCCACAAGAAGAGAGGTGTTTGTTTGAAAGCTGGATCCAACTTGAAACAAGTGAAGGGGTAAATACAGTGCCCACTGTTTTGATTCATCACATGGAAACCAATGTTTCACAGATTGATAGTGGAATTGAAGAGAATGTGTTGCCTTTGCAAAATATGGTCAAGAACGTTGATGAGGAAGCTGCCACTTTGATAGACACAACTTTGTCAGATGAGTCTGGGATTCCATTGTCTCCATTTGAAGCACCAGCAAAATGTCCTGAAATCCCATCTGACACTGAACAGAATATGGGAAAGAATGTGCAGAACTCAGAAACATCACAGAATCTTCGTTCTCTCAGTTACCATTATATAGAATTTACAGAGGGACAACAGCTCGATGTTTACATCTCAGCTATATTTGACACTCATAAATTTTGGTGTCAACCTGCTGACTCGATTGCACTTGATAATATATCTGAAAGTCTCTCTGAATTCGGAAATGCAGCTTATGATACACATGTCAGCATGAGCGCTCTCTTACCTGGCACTCCATGCATTGCATTTTTTGCAGAGGACCAGCTTTGGTGCCGTGCTGAAGTACTGAATAAAGATGGAGATGAGCTGTCAGTTCTGTTTGTCGACTATGGAAACACAGCTGAAGTTACTTGCACAGATGTGAGGGAAATATGCGTTAACCTGTTAGAAACTCATCCACAGGCATTTTTATGTAAGCTTGAAGGTTTTGATGAGTCGCATGGCTCTTGGTGTGACAGTGCTTTCGATGAATTGGCTTCAATTGCAGAAGACAAATTATTGCAGCTAACTGTCACCAAGCTATCCAGAGAAGATGGAAAGAACATGCACCTTGTGCAACTTGAATGTGAAGGACAGAAGTTAAATGAGACTATGAAAAGGTGGTGGATGACTTCCACACTCGAAAACAAACCGGACGTCCCACAGTGCATACTAGATGAAAAACTAGGCCCAATTGATGCAACTGCGAAAGAGCCAGAAAACGAAACCTCTGAGAATGAAGACGCAAGACTTGCTATTCCTGGTGCTCACACTGGTAAATGTCCTAATGATGCTGACTTGTACTCTGTGGTAACAAGTTCTCCAAAGAACATTCAGAGCCCTGTGGATTATCTTCACACTTCAATTCTTTCTAGCAAGTCCCCACAAGAAGAGAAGTGTTTATCTGAAAGCTGGAGCACAAGTGAAGGGGTAAACACAGTCCCCAGTGTTTTGATTCATGATATGGAATCCAATGTTTCACATATTGATAGCGGAACAGATGAAAATGTGGACCCCTGGCAAAATATGGACACAAACGTGGCAGAGAGTGACAAAAACTTTGAGGAAGCTGCCTCTGTACTGGACACAACTTTGTCAGATGAGATAAAATCTCCACCAGACAAGAACCTTCAGGAGGCCGCAGATGACTGTGGGATTCCATTGTCCCCATTTGAAGTGGTTGATATCCACATGAGAGCCTGCTATAAAGTTAGGACCTATTCTGCTG ATCCAAAAGTTGCTACTGAGGACAACAAGGCTGTAATTTCAAATCCAGTTATGAGTGGGACAAACGTGAAAATG GTCGCCCGTGATGCTGTGATGAACTACATTCCTCATGAAACCGTTGTTGACACTACTTCTGCAGACTCTCAACTG GTTCCAAGTGAATCAGTGTTGCCTTTCCTTGTGCCTGTTGTGCAACAGTTACACG